The following proteins come from a genomic window of Flavobacterium eburneipallidum:
- a CDS encoding outer membrane beta-barrel protein, translating to MSKIYSFLVLFFFVFSANAQNVVNYKGTVLDINTQLPLELATVYFTNVKDSTVIEIATTDKNGEFKINTKKYEKPVFLKVNYLGYQTFVEEQNALIESKDFGKIYLLQNVNALKDVVITSEAPPVRIKKDTLEYNAASFKVRPDSNVEVLLKQLPGFEVDSDGKITVNGKEVSQFLVNGKPFFDREGTMALKNLPAEIINKVQVSDFKTKKEELSKQESTSDYSSINLTIDEKKNKGYFGKFLAGYGTDDYYESSFIVNYFKGKQKISVLGSSNNINATGFSMDEVFDNMSGGRNSGGRAVANTRGITQSNLFGINYSDEWSKKLEASGSYDFKNLVTKNDSESNQTSFLPTRTIFTNANSNTRNEDTNNKANFELEYKINPTTRLVVTPNVSQSRSNSESTSSSSTKNENEDGTLINDSAGTSYRASENQSISNTINFNKAFARKAQNISLVFTNNNSKSDSNNLNISRTNFYGDNPSVDERDQNTVNDNSYNAYSADLEYTQPITDSLRIRIGSDFDWNSEKNDVKTFNADSFENYTVLSDSLSNYATSRRNSITPKMGINFEKNKFTVNLTTSSSIVDYDNYSLYLNKETELNRKYVLPAARAQIRYRLDRSKFFTLRYDYANSLPTPTQLMPVVNLSNPLNTVTGNPDLRPSESSSASLNYRNFDFRTRSGYTLFMRGDYSNNEVVSIAVIDTVGKRRTTYENVSGIYSASAGGNWNKTIKKEAHVFRFGLGINGNYSFRKGFTNAVIYNAKALGISPRVYLSYDYGELLTVSPSYSFSYNETNYENSSRAATSNVVHRFNIQATNYWPKNWIFGNDFGYTYNSNLSGNFKKDFYLWNTSLSYGVLNKTLYFKVKVYDVLNQNLSATRTISATSIRDEENTVLRRYAMFSVSYKLGSFGGKERRGRGGEDRPNRGGGRENMEMD from the coding sequence ATGTCTAAAATCTATTCTTTTTTGGTTCTATTCTTTTTCGTTTTTTCTGCCAATGCTCAAAATGTTGTCAATTATAAAGGAACAGTTTTAGACATCAATACCCAATTACCATTGGAACTGGCAACTGTTTATTTTACTAATGTAAAAGATTCTACTGTAATTGAAATTGCTACAACAGATAAAAATGGAGAGTTCAAAATCAATACTAAAAAATATGAAAAACCTGTTTTTTTGAAGGTTAATTATTTAGGATACCAAACTTTTGTTGAGGAACAAAATGCACTAATTGAGTCTAAAGATTTTGGAAAAATATACTTGCTTCAAAATGTGAATGCCTTGAAAGACGTGGTTATAACCTCCGAAGCTCCGCCTGTTCGAATAAAAAAAGATACACTGGAATACAATGCGGCTTCATTTAAGGTTCGTCCCGATTCTAATGTAGAGGTTTTATTGAAACAATTGCCTGGTTTTGAAGTGGATAGTGACGGAAAAATTACCGTAAATGGTAAAGAAGTGTCACAGTTTTTAGTAAACGGAAAGCCTTTTTTTGATAGAGAAGGAACTATGGCGTTGAAAAATTTACCTGCTGAAATAATCAATAAAGTTCAGGTATCGGATTTTAAAACTAAAAAAGAAGAATTGTCTAAACAAGAGTCAACATCAGATTATTCAAGTATTAACCTGACGATTGACGAAAAGAAAAATAAAGGCTATTTTGGAAAATTCCTTGCAGGTTACGGAACCGATGACTATTATGAAAGTAGTTTTATCGTGAATTATTTCAAAGGAAAACAAAAAATAAGCGTTTTAGGTTCGTCTAATAACATCAATGCTACTGGTTTTTCTATGGATGAAGTTTTTGATAATATGAGTGGAGGCAGGAATAGTGGCGGTCGAGCTGTAGCTAATACTAGAGGAATTACGCAATCCAATTTGTTTGGAATAAACTATTCTGATGAATGGAGCAAAAAACTTGAAGCTTCAGGAAGTTATGATTTCAAGAATTTAGTAACCAAAAATGATAGTGAATCCAATCAAACAAGCTTCTTGCCGACGCGAACTATTTTTACTAATGCCAATTCTAATACTAGAAATGAAGATACGAACAACAAAGCTAATTTTGAGTTAGAGTATAAAATAAATCCAACGACCAGACTGGTTGTTACGCCAAATGTTAGTCAAAGTCGTTCCAATAGTGAATCTACATCTTCGAGTTCTACGAAAAATGAAAATGAAGATGGAACATTAATAAATGATAGTGCAGGTACTTCTTATAGAGCAAGTGAAAATCAGAGTATTTCTAATACCATTAATTTCAACAAAGCCTTTGCTCGAAAAGCACAAAATATTAGCTTGGTTTTTACTAATAATAATTCTAAAAGTGATTCGAATAACTTGAATATTTCTAGAACTAATTTTTATGGTGACAATCCAAGCGTTGACGAAAGAGATCAAAATACAGTAAACGACAACTCGTACAACGCTTATTCAGCCGATTTAGAATATACGCAACCCATAACCGATTCTTTACGCATTCGAATTGGATCTGATTTCGATTGGAATAGCGAAAAAAATGATGTGAAAACATTCAACGCTGATTCGTTTGAAAATTATACTGTATTAAGTGATTCTTTGAGTAATTATGCTACTTCACGCAGAAATTCAATTACTCCAAAAATGGGAATCAATTTCGAGAAAAATAAATTCACAGTCAATTTAACCACTAGTAGTTCTATAGTCGATTATGACAACTATTCTTTGTACTTAAATAAAGAAACCGAGTTGAACAGAAAATATGTTTTGCCTGCCGCAAGAGCACAAATAAGATACAGATTGGATCGATCTAAATTTTTTACTTTGAGGTATGATTATGCTAATAGTCTTCCTACTCCAACACAATTAATGCCTGTGGTAAATTTGTCTAATCCATTAAATACCGTTACCGGAAATCCTGATTTAAGACCTAGCGAATCGAGTTCAGCAAGCCTTAATTATCGAAATTTTGATTTTAGAACCCGCTCTGGTTATACTTTATTCATGCGAGGAGATTACAGCAATAATGAAGTGGTATCAATAGCTGTTATTGATACTGTTGGAAAGAGAAGAACAACTTATGAAAATGTTTCAGGAATTTATTCGGCTTCTGCTGGTGGTAATTGGAATAAAACCATCAAAAAAGAAGCGCATGTGTTTCGATTTGGTTTAGGAATCAATGGGAATTATTCTTTTAGAAAAGGGTTTACCAATGCTGTGATTTACAATGCAAAGGCATTGGGCATTTCGCCAAGAGTGTATTTGTCTTATGACTATGGAGAATTATTAACGGTAAGTCCGTCGTATAGTTTTTCTTACAATGAAACAAATTATGAAAATTCATCAAGAGCAGCAACCTCTAATGTAGTGCATCGATTCAATATTCAAGCAACCAATTACTGGCCTAAAAACTGGATTTTTGGTAATGATTTTGGATACACCTACAATTCGAACCTTTCGGGTAATTTCAAAAAAGATTTTTACCTCTGGAATACCAGTTTGTCTTATGGTGTTTTAAATAAAACATTGTATTTCAAAGTAAAGGTGTATGATGTGTTAAACCAAAATTTAAGTGCCACAAGAACGATCTCGGCAACCTCTATTCGTGATGAAGAAAATACCGTTTTGAGACGTTACGCTATGTTTTCGGTTTCTTATAAGTTAGGCAGTTTTGGTGGAAAAGAAAGACGTGGTAGAGGAGGAGAAGATCGTCCGAATAGAGGAGGCGGAAGAGAAAACATGGAAATGGATTAA
- the hemL gene encoding glutamate-1-semialdehyde 2,1-aminomutase, with product MIYQRSSQLFAEAEKVIPGGVNSPVRAFKAVGGTPIFVKSAKGAYLFDEDGNKLIDYINSWGPMILGHAFQPVVDAVVEKAKLGTSFGMPTELETQIAALAVSMVPNIDKIRFVNSGTEACMSAIRLARGFTKRDKIIKFAGCYHGHSDSFLIQAGSGAITFGSPNSPGVTEGTAKDTLLAKYNDLENVSALIEANKNEIAAIIVEPVAGNMGCIPPNKGFLEGLRQMCTDNEILLIFDEVMTGFRLARGGVQELFNIKADIVCFGKVIGGGLPVGAFAARNEIMNYLAPLGPVYQAGTLSGNPLAMAAGLAMLQALDNDRAIFKRLEEKTAYLAAGIDKVLNANKVEFTINSVGSMISVHFDAAPVFDFQSAAKGDNETFKKFFHGLLNEGIYIAPSAYETWFITDALSYEDLDFTIQAIDKVSKTF from the coding sequence ATGATATATCAAAGAAGTAGTCAGCTTTTCGCCGAAGCTGAAAAAGTAATTCCAGGAGGTGTCAATTCGCCTGTTCGTGCGTTCAAAGCAGTGGGTGGAACTCCTATTTTTGTTAAAAGTGCCAAAGGTGCGTATTTGTTCGACGAAGACGGAAATAAATTAATAGATTATATTAATTCTTGGGGTCCAATGATTTTGGGTCATGCTTTTCAACCTGTTGTAGATGCTGTAGTTGAGAAGGCTAAACTAGGAACTTCTTTTGGAATGCCAACCGAATTAGAAACGCAAATCGCTGCATTAGCCGTTTCGATGGTACCCAATATCGATAAAATCAGATTCGTCAATTCAGGAACCGAAGCCTGTATGAGTGCCATTCGACTGGCTCGTGGATTTACCAAAAGAGACAAAATTATCAAATTTGCGGGTTGTTATCACGGTCATTCCGATTCGTTTTTGATACAAGCGGGAAGTGGAGCGATTACTTTTGGAAGTCCAAATAGTCCAGGTGTTACAGAAGGAACTGCCAAAGATACTTTGCTTGCCAAATACAATGATTTAGAGAATGTTTCAGCTTTAATCGAGGCTAATAAAAACGAAATTGCAGCCATAATCGTAGAACCAGTTGCTGGAAATATGGGATGTATTCCGCCCAATAAAGGATTCTTGGAAGGCTTGCGCCAAATGTGTACAGACAATGAAATTTTGCTAATTTTTGATGAGGTAATGACAGGTTTCCGATTAGCAAGAGGTGGAGTTCAGGAATTGTTCAACATCAAAGCCGATATTGTTTGTTTCGGAAAAGTAATTGGTGGAGGTTTGCCAGTGGGTGCTTTTGCTGCTAGAAACGAAATCATGAATTATTTAGCACCACTTGGGCCAGTGTATCAAGCGGGAACTTTGTCTGGAAATCCTTTGGCGATGGCAGCAGGTTTAGCGATGTTGCAAGCATTGGATAACGATAGAGCAATTTTCAAAAGACTGGAAGAAAAAACAGCTTATTTGGCTGCGGGAATCGACAAGGTTTTAAATGCGAATAAAGTAGAATTTACCATCAACAGCGTAGGTTCGATGATTTCGGTGCATTTTGATGCTGCTCCAGTTTTTGATTTTCAATCTGCTGCCAAAGGCGATAATGAAACCTTCAAAAAATTCTTCCACGGATTGCTGAACGAAGGAATTTATATTGCGCCATCGGCTTATGAAACTTGGTTTATTACCGATGCACTTTCTTATGAAGACTTGGATTTTACGATTCAGGCGATTGATAAAGTTTCGAAGACATTTTAA
- a CDS encoding glucosaminidase domain-containing protein codes for MYKKIIYTVAMLTLVGCSSKKTIVTTKSRKPNTETTKSTSKTLTTSEVVNRYIESYKDIAMSNMKNFGIPASIILAQGILESGAGQSKLALTANNHFGIKCYTDWTGETSYHDDDSSQECFRKYKNPNESYQDHADIVSKRKRYASLFDLKKGDYKGWAKGLRAAGYATDPKYPEKLISYIESYHLYEYDNKVLGKNYTFDKNQKTPVVMNNKSANQYIVQQGDTLYSISKKYNISVEELKRQNNISDNAISIGQSLLIK; via the coding sequence ATGTATAAAAAAATAATATATACAGTTGCCATGCTAACTTTAGTAGGATGTTCTTCAAAAAAGACAATTGTAACCACAAAGTCAAGAAAACCAAATACCGAAACCACAAAATCTACTTCAAAAACGCTAACGACTTCGGAAGTAGTAAATCGCTACATCGAAAGTTACAAGGATATTGCCATGAGTAATATGAAAAATTTTGGAATTCCAGCTAGTATTATTTTAGCACAAGGAATTCTAGAATCTGGCGCTGGTCAAAGTAAGTTGGCACTTACGGCAAACAATCATTTCGGAATAAAATGCTACACTGATTGGACAGGAGAAACCTCGTATCACGACGACGATTCCAGTCAAGAATGTTTCAGAAAGTATAAAAATCCTAACGAATCCTATCAAGATCATGCCGATATTGTTTCTAAAAGAAAAAGGTATGCTTCGTTATTCGATTTGAAAAAAGGTGATTACAAAGGTTGGGCAAAAGGTTTGAGAGCTGCGGGTTATGCCACTGATCCTAAATATCCCGAAAAATTGATTAGTTATATCGAAAGTTACCATCTCTACGAATATGATAATAAAGTGTTGGGAAAGAATTATACTTTTGACAAAAATCAAAAGACACCAGTTGTAATGAATAACAAAAGTGCTAATCAATATATTGTGCAACAAGGAGATACCTTGTATTCGATTTCTAAAAAATATAATATTTCTGTCGAAGAATTAAAACGACAAAACAATATTTCGGACAATGCCATTTCAATAGGGCAAAGCTTATTGATAAAATGA
- a CDS encoding 1-aminocyclopropane-1-carboxylate deaminase/D-cysteine desulfhydrase gives MHQTPTQKIQLTTNKVTLSIRREDLIHPFVSGNKFRKLKYNLLQAKAENKNVILTFGGAFSNHIAAVAFAGKEQGFSTIGVIRGEELNAKIQENPTLQFAQNCGMQFKFISREDYRLKTETDFITNLKTEFGNFYLVPEGGTNELAIKGCEEILTEEDAEFDFVCCAVGTGGTISGLINSILPHQKVLGFPALKGDFLKEDIRKFVRNENWNLITDYHFGGYGKVTPELIAFINQFYAENKVPLDPIYTGKMVFGVIDLIQNNYFPENSKILLIHTGGIQGIQGMNISLKKKQLPTINIDV, from the coding sequence TTGCACCAAACACCAACCCAGAAAATACAATTAACTACCAATAAAGTTACTCTTTCTATAAGAAGAGAAGACTTGATTCATCCGTTTGTTTCGGGCAATAAATTTCGAAAATTAAAATACAATCTCCTTCAAGCAAAAGCCGAAAATAAAAATGTAATTCTCACTTTTGGTGGCGCATTTTCCAATCATATTGCTGCTGTAGCTTTTGCCGGAAAAGAACAAGGATTCAGTACTATTGGAGTTATTCGTGGGGAGGAATTGAATGCTAAAATTCAAGAAAATCCAACCTTGCAATTTGCACAAAATTGTGGAATGCAATTCAAATTCATTAGTCGTGAAGACTATCGACTCAAAACCGAAACTGATTTTATTACAAATTTAAAAACTGAATTTGGAAATTTTTATTTGGTTCCAGAAGGCGGAACAAATGAATTGGCTATAAAAGGTTGTGAAGAAATTTTAACAGAAGAAGATGCCGAATTCGATTTTGTTTGTTGTGCTGTTGGAACTGGCGGAACTATTTCGGGATTGATAAATAGTATTTTGCCGCATCAAAAAGTTTTGGGTTTTCCAGCCTTGAAAGGCGACTTTTTAAAAGAAGATATTCGTAAATTTGTCCGAAATGAGAACTGGAATTTAATAACAGATTACCATTTTGGCGGTTACGGAAAAGTTACTCCAGAGTTGATCGCTTTTATCAATCAGTTTTATGCCGAAAATAAAGTTCCTTTGGATCCTATTTATACAGGAAAGATGGTTTTTGGCGTTATAGATTTGATACAAAATAATTATTTCCCTGAAAATTCCAAAATTTTGCTCATTCACACGGGCGGAATTCAAGGTATTCAAGGCATGAATATTTCATTAAAAAAGAAACAGTTACCAACAATAAACATCGATGTATAA
- the nadA gene encoding quinolinate synthase NadA, which produces MKSLKERILELKKEKNAVILAHYYQESDIQDVADYVGDSLGLSQEATKVDADIILFAGVHFMAETAKILNPSKKVILPDLKAGCSLAESCPPEDFKKFTEAHPDHIVITYVNCSAEVKALTDIVVTSANAVKIVNSIPKDKPIIFAPDKNLGKYVMEQTGRKMLLWDGACVVHEAFSLDKLIALYKQNPDAQIIAHPESETHILKTANYIGSTAGMIEYVKTNPSNKFIVATEAGILHKMKQVVPDKILIPAPSNEDNTCACSECGYMKMNTMQKVYDCLLNETPEVTVPEDIMKRALVPIERMLELSK; this is translated from the coding sequence ATGAAAAGTCTTAAAGAACGAATACTGGAACTGAAAAAAGAAAAGAATGCGGTTATTTTGGCGCATTACTATCAGGAATCCGATATTCAGGATGTAGCAGATTATGTGGGCGATAGTTTGGGATTGTCTCAAGAAGCGACCAAAGTAGATGCTGATATTATCCTTTTTGCAGGAGTACATTTTATGGCCGAAACTGCAAAAATTTTAAACCCTTCCAAAAAAGTAATTCTTCCCGATTTGAAAGCGGGCTGTTCCCTTGCGGAATCTTGCCCTCCAGAAGATTTTAAGAAATTTACCGAAGCCCATCCAGACCATATTGTTATTACTTATGTCAACTGTTCTGCCGAAGTTAAAGCCTTAACAGATATTGTAGTAACATCTGCCAATGCCGTTAAAATTGTCAATTCTATTCCAAAAGACAAACCCATCATATTTGCTCCGGATAAAAATTTAGGCAAATATGTAATGGAACAAACCGGTAGAAAAATGTTGCTTTGGGACGGTGCTTGCGTGGTTCACGAAGCTTTTTCATTGGATAAATTAATTGCCTTATACAAACAAAATCCAGATGCTCAAATTATTGCGCATCCAGAATCTGAAACACATATCTTAAAAACCGCTAACTACATTGGCTCGACTGCCGGGATGATTGAGTATGTAAAAACCAATCCAAGCAACAAATTTATTGTAGCTACAGAAGCGGGAATTCTTCATAAAATGAAACAGGTTGTGCCTGATAAAATATTGATTCCAGCACCTTCAAACGAAGATAACACTTGTGCTTGTAGTGAATGTGGTTATATGAAAATGAACACGATGCAAAAAGTGTACGACTGTTTATTAAATGAAACTCCAGAGGTTACAGTTCCCGAAGACATCATGAAAAGAGCATTGGTTCCAATTGAAAGAATGCTTGAATTATCTAAATAA
- the nadB gene encoding L-aspartate oxidase yields the protein MIQTNYLIIGSGVAGLTFAVKIADQFPDKKVTIVTKANENESNTRYAQGGIAIVTDKIEDSYQKHIEDTLICGDGLCDESVVEMVITEGPKRLKELIEWGAKFDKNTEGTLDLGKEGGHSENRVVHHKDQTGQEIQRAILSQVHQKENITVLDYHLAIDLITANNKCLGAYVLDQKTKEVLTFQSDFTLLATGGIGHLYGHTSNPVIATGDGIAMAYRANAVIKEMEFIQFHPTTLYDASTGTSFLISEAVRGFGAYLRTKDGHRFMPNYDSRGDLASRDIVSQSIDLERKKTGDDCVYLDCTHLDLEGFKKHFPMIYDRCKSVGIDIAKDWIPVVPAQHYLCGGIVVDKNGKTSVENLFACGECSRTGLHGANRLASNSLLEALVYSDKIYHYLEQNSVVATPSTATVSDWKLTDKPEINLDYIAKTKAELQLLMRQNAGIVRNDADLLKANEKLSDWKNEIAEKIKTHNVSAELYELQNMITIGSLIVQQSIDRNENRGGFVKI from the coding sequence ATGATCCAAACCAATTACTTAATCATAGGCTCCGGAGTGGCAGGATTGACTTTTGCCGTAAAAATTGCTGACCAATTTCCAGACAAGAAAGTCACGATTGTTACCAAAGCAAACGAAAACGAATCCAATACCAGATACGCCCAAGGAGGAATTGCTATTGTAACCGATAAAATCGAGGATTCTTACCAAAAACACATCGAGGATACTTTAATTTGTGGCGATGGTTTGTGTGATGAATCCGTTGTGGAAATGGTCATTACCGAAGGTCCGAAACGATTAAAGGAATTGATTGAATGGGGAGCCAAATTTGACAAAAATACTGAAGGAACTTTGGATTTAGGCAAAGAAGGCGGACATTCTGAAAACAGAGTGGTGCATCACAAAGACCAAACAGGTCAGGAAATTCAGCGTGCCATTTTAAGTCAGGTACACCAAAAAGAAAATATCACTGTTTTAGATTATCATTTAGCGATTGATTTAATAACAGCAAATAATAAATGTTTGGGTGCTTATGTTTTAGACCAAAAAACAAAAGAAGTACTCACTTTTCAATCCGATTTCACTTTGCTAGCTACTGGCGGAATTGGGCATTTGTATGGACACACTTCCAACCCAGTAATTGCAACAGGAGACGGAATTGCAATGGCGTACAGAGCCAATGCTGTTATCAAAGAAATGGAATTTATCCAATTTCATCCCACAACTTTATACGATGCTTCTACAGGAACTTCGTTCTTAATTTCGGAAGCCGTTCGTGGTTTTGGAGCGTATTTACGTACCAAAGACGGACATCGATTTATGCCGAATTATGATTCCAGAGGTGATTTGGCTTCACGTGATATCGTTTCCCAAAGCATCGATTTGGAGCGCAAGAAAACAGGAGACGATTGCGTTTATCTTGATTGTACGCATTTGGATTTAGAAGGTTTTAAAAAACATTTTCCAATGATTTATGACCGATGCAAAAGTGTTGGAATTGATATTGCCAAAGATTGGATTCCTGTAGTTCCTGCCCAACATTATCTTTGTGGTGGAATTGTAGTCGATAAAAACGGAAAAACTTCTGTTGAAAATTTATTTGCCTGTGGCGAATGTTCCCGAACTGGATTGCACGGTGCGAATCGTCTGGCATCTAATTCACTTTTAGAAGCTTTAGTGTATTCGGATAAAATATACCATTATTTAGAGCAAAATTCTGTTGTAGCAACTCCATCCACAGCAACAGTTTCTGATTGGAAATTGACTGACAAACCTGAAATTAATTTGGATTATATTGCCAAAACAAAAGCAGAATTACAACTTTTGATGCGTCAGAATGCTGGAATTGTTCGCAATGATGCTGATTTACTGAAAGCCAATGAAAAACTTTCTGATTGGAAAAATGAAATCGCAGAAAAAATCAAAACCCACAATGTCAGTGCCGAATTGTATGAACTTCAAAATATGATTACTATTGGCAGCTTAATCGTTCAGCAATCTATCGACCGAAATGAAAATCGTGGTGGATTTGTGAAGATTTAA